In the genome of Campylobacter sp. RM12651, the window CGTAGGAAAAAAAACTGCTTTAGGTTGGGCTGATTATGTCTTAAAAGATAAAAATAATCATTCATTAGATAGAGCAAGTCACGAAATTATTTATAATGATATTGAATTAAGCAAAGAAATTATTAAGCATTTGAATTATAAAACTTGTGCTACAAATATTGTGATAAGTTTTGAAAAAAATGTAAGTTTAGAAACAGCAAGAAAAGCGGCCCAGGATTATATATATGAATTTTTAGATGGATTTAATAATGCTTATTTTATAAATATGGTAGAACATAAAGACACTGATAATATACACTATCATATTCAAATACCAAAAATCAATCTACAAACTATGACGCAATTAGAAGTTTATAATCATACTAGAGATAGGGCCTTTAATACGGCCTTATGTAAATACATAGCACAAAAGTATGATTTAGTAGATGCTTTTGATTTAGAAGTAAGTAATAATTATCATACTAAAAAATTTATGCAAACTATTGGTTTAGATAAACTTTACGGAAAAAATCTCAAAGGTAAAAAAAACAGAGAAGCATTTAAATATACGATTGACGCATATATTAGAAATCTAATTTTTGCTAATAAAATTAATTCATTAGATGATATTAAAAAAGCTATTGAAAACTATGGAGATAATAGTTGGAAAATAAGCAGATTTGGGGAAGATTACAAAAAAGGAAGCTACATAACCATAATAAATGAGCAAGGAGAAAAACACTCTATTTATGACAACAAAAATGGCTACTACTCTAAAAACGATACACAAAACAAAATAAATAATTTTAGAGCCAATAAAGGAGTAAAAAATAATACTCAAAATAAAGATTTGGAAAAATTAGAAAAAATATACTTAGAATTAAAAGAAGCAAGAAATAAAACACTAGCAAAGCGATACAAAGTAAAAGAAAAAAGTATAGAAGATTTAATTAAATCTATGCCAAAACCAAAGTTAGAACTAGATGATATTTTAGAAGACAATATTG includes:
- a CDS encoding relaxase/mobilization nuclease domain-containing protein, coding for MIVKFKCVGKKTALGWADYVLKDKNNHSLDRASHEIIYNDIELSKEIIKHLNYKTCATNIVISFEKNVSLETARKAAQDYIYEFLDGFNNAYFINMVEHKDTDNIHYHIQIPKINLQTMTQLEVYNHTRDRAFNTALCKYIAQKYDLVDAFDLEVSNNYHTKKFMQTIGLDKLYGKNLKGKKNREAFKYTIDAYIRNLIFANKINSLDDIKKAIENYGDNSWKISRFGEDYKKGSYITIINEQGEKHSIYDNKNGYYSKNDTQNKINNFRANKGVKNNTQNKDLEKLEKIYLELKEARNKTLAKRYKVKEKSIEDLIKSMPKPKLELDDILEDNIEAYFGEDFDSKTIDEKIEIIENRVLEEYKKKLLDSSLNQNTINNKTKPEKTLNIFKPKQKEQEIINEKIRKMNSYKITLEMLIQKEKARKEEEQMIKELQEELKRINFLLAQKLKENNDLNQKHKELLEAYNEQNEHLKDMSATVQALDEGYSNLQYKNNDLNQKHKELLEAYNEQNEHLKDMSATVQALDEGYSNLQYKNNDLNQKHKELLEAYNEQNEHLKDMSATVQQLQDENDDLKYENDELNQKHKELLEKYNEQRKEYLAQNEAFWNLYRHSKDMSATVQQLQDENDDLKYENDELKKAKKLKTAKEEPNYYLRL